A part of Bacillus thuringiensis genomic DNA contains:
- the rpsU gene encoding 30S ribosomal protein S21 gives MSKTVVRKNESLEDALRRFKRSVSKTGTLAEARKREFYEKPSVKRKKKSEAARKRKF, from the coding sequence ATGTCAAAAACAGTCGTTCGTAAAAACGAGTCTTTGGAGGATGCACTTCGCCGTTTTAAAAGATCGGTTTCTAAAACTGGTACACTTGCTGAAGCAAGAAAGCGCGAGTTTTATGAAAAGCCAAGTGTAAAACGTAAGAAGAAATCTGAAGCGGCAAGAAAGCGTAAATTCTAA
- a CDS encoding PhoH family protein — translation MAEQLVEMNQQLENTNEAIALFGVNDAHLKVIERELNVSIVTRGETVHASGAVETVTLVEKILQQLLVVIRKGVSIAERDVAYAIQLAQQGNIAQFEELYEEEIFKTAKGKSIRVKTMGQRRYIHAMKKNDIVFGIGPAGTGKTYLAVVMAVRALKQGYVKKIILTRPAVEAGESLGFLPGDLKEKVDPYLRPLYDALHDILGQEYTQRMMERGVIEIAPLAYMRGRTLDDSFVILDEAQNTTGAQIKMFLTRLGFSSKMVITGDPSQVDLPKGVKSGLSLASNILSGVSGLSFITLEQTDVVRHPLVQRIIEAYDKME, via the coding sequence ATGGCAGAACAATTAGTAGAAATGAACCAACAATTGGAAAATACTAACGAAGCAATCGCTCTTTTTGGAGTCAATGATGCTCATTTGAAAGTAATTGAACGGGAACTGAATGTATCGATTGTAACTAGAGGTGAAACTGTTCATGCATCTGGAGCAGTTGAAACTGTGACACTCGTAGAAAAAATCTTACAGCAATTACTTGTTGTTATTCGAAAAGGTGTATCAATTGCAGAAAGAGATGTTGCGTATGCAATTCAGCTCGCACAACAAGGGAATATTGCTCAATTTGAAGAGTTATATGAAGAAGAAATCTTTAAAACGGCAAAAGGTAAATCCATTCGTGTAAAAACAATGGGGCAAAGAAGATATATTCATGCAATGAAGAAGAATGATATTGTATTTGGAATAGGACCTGCTGGGACGGGGAAAACATACTTAGCTGTAGTAATGGCTGTGAGAGCTTTAAAGCAAGGATATGTAAAGAAAATTATTTTAACGAGACCGGCTGTAGAGGCTGGAGAAAGTTTAGGTTTTTTACCAGGAGATTTGAAAGAGAAGGTAGATCCGTATTTACGTCCATTGTATGATGCGTTGCACGATATTCTTGGACAAGAATATACGCAACGTATGATGGAGCGAGGTGTAATTGAAATCGCGCCTCTTGCTTATATGAGAGGGCGTACGCTCGATGATTCATTTGTTATTTTAGATGAAGCTCAAAATACAACGGGTGCACAAATAAAAATGTTTTTAACAAGATTGGGTTTTAGTTCTAAAATGGTTATTACGGGAGACCCTTCACAAGTAGACTTACCAAAAGGGGTAAAATCAGGGCTTTCGCTAGCTTCTAACATTTTATCTGGTGTATCAGGTCTTTCATTCATTACATTAGAACAGACGGACGTTGTGAGGCATCCGCTGGTGCAACGTATTATTGAGGCATATGATAAAATGGAATGA
- the yqfC gene encoding sporulation protein YqfC, with the protein MKKLEQMKNWLTKQIDLPVDVLMDLPRITLVGQVHIYIENHRGLLVFSDKEVRLLLKHGQLLIKGQSFIIKTILPEELLLEGIIEQVTFLENEKKEE; encoded by the coding sequence ATGAAAAAATTAGAACAAATGAAGAATTGGTTAACGAAGCAAATAGACCTACCAGTGGATGTGCTAATGGATCTACCTCGGATCACGCTTGTTGGGCAAGTGCATATCTATATAGAAAATCATCGGGGTTTATTAGTGTTTTCAGATAAAGAAGTAAGATTGTTGTTAAAGCACGGTCAATTATTAATTAAGGGGCAATCCTTTATTATTAAAACAATCCTTCCAGAAGAACTTTTGCTTGAAGGAATAATTGAGCAAGTGACGTTTTTAGAAAACGAAAAAAAAGAGGAGTGA
- a CDS encoding GatB/YqeY domain-containing protein, with translation MSLLGRLNDDMKQAMKNKQKEKLTVIRMVKAALQNEGIKLQHTLTEEEELTVLAREVKQYKDSLLEFKKAGREDLVNKLQSEIQILSAYLPEQLTEEELANVIKQVISEVGATSKADMGKVMTAVMPKVKGKTDGSLVNKLVIQLLA, from the coding sequence ATGAGTCTTCTCGGTCGTTTAAACGATGATATGAAACAAGCGATGAAGAATAAACAAAAAGAAAAATTAACCGTTATTCGTATGGTTAAGGCTGCTTTACAAAATGAAGGTATTAAACTGCAACATACTCTTACTGAAGAAGAGGAATTAACAGTTTTAGCTCGTGAAGTAAAACAGTATAAGGACTCCCTCCTTGAATTTAAAAAAGCTGGTCGTGAAGACCTTGTTAATAAACTGCAAAGTGAAATTCAGATTTTAAGCGCATATTTGCCTGAGCAATTAACAGAAGAAGAACTAGCGAATGTAATTAAGCAAGTTATTTCTGAAGTTGGTGCGACTTCTAAAGCAGATATGGGTAAGGTGATGACTGCTGTTATGCCGAAAGTAAAAGGTAAAACAGACGGATCACTTGTGAATAAGCTGGTTATCCAGCTATTAGCATAA
- a CDS encoding 16S rRNA (uracil(1498)-N(3))-methyltransferase, which yields MQRYFVEEKYVNETNIRIVGDDVHHIARVMRMSAGDHIYCCVNGKTAVCSIDEITSEFINTAIVEWVEASSELPVFVTIASGLPKGDKLELIFQKGTELGAAAFLPFQASRSIVKWDAKKADKKVERLRKIVKEAAEQSHRSEVPEVHAPASFKQLLSMSGEYDVCLVAYEEEAKQGEKSNFAKALTTMKPGQKLLIVFGPEGGLAEEEITALREHKFVPCSLGPRILRTETAPLYALSAASYHFELMG from the coding sequence ATGCAACGTTATTTTGTAGAAGAGAAATATGTAAATGAGACAAATATTCGTATTGTAGGTGATGACGTACATCATATCGCAAGAGTGATGCGTATGTCAGCTGGAGATCACATTTATTGCTGTGTAAACGGAAAAACAGCAGTATGTTCAATTGATGAAATTACCAGTGAATTTATTAATACGGCTATTGTAGAATGGGTAGAGGCGTCAAGTGAACTTCCTGTTTTCGTGACGATTGCAAGTGGACTGCCAAAAGGAGACAAGCTAGAGTTAATTTTCCAAAAAGGAACAGAGCTTGGGGCAGCTGCATTCTTACCATTTCAAGCATCTCGCTCTATCGTAAAATGGGATGCGAAAAAAGCTGATAAAAAAGTTGAGCGTTTAAGAAAAATTGTGAAAGAAGCTGCGGAACAATCACATAGAAGTGAAGTTCCAGAAGTACATGCTCCGGCATCGTTTAAACAATTGCTTTCAATGAGTGGTGAGTATGATGTTTGTCTTGTTGCTTACGAAGAGGAAGCGAAACAAGGCGAGAAATCTAATTTTGCGAAAGCTTTAACAACGATGAAACCAGGTCAAAAGCTATTGATTGTATTTGGCCCAGAAGGCGGTTTAGCTGAGGAAGAGATTACAGCGCTTCGTGAACATAAATTTGTACCATGTAGTTTAGGACCAAGAATTTTAAGAACAGAAACGGCGCCGTTATACGCGTTAAGTGCTGCTTCGTATCATTTTGAATTGATGGGGTGA
- the mtaB gene encoding tRNA (N(6)-L-threonylcarbamoyladenosine(37)-C(2))-methylthiotransferase MtaB, with protein MSTVAFHTLGCKVNHYETEAIWQLFKQGGYERTEYEKKSDVYVINTCTVTNTGDKKSRQVIRRAVRQNPDAVICVTGCYAQTSPAEIMAIPGVDIVVGTQDREKMLGYIEEFRKERQPINAVRNIMKTRVYEELDVPYFTDRTRASLKIQEGCNNFCTFCIIPWARGLMRSRDGKEVIKQAQQLVDAGYKEIVLTGIHTGGYGEDIKDYNLAGLLRDMEAEVGGLKRLRISSIEASQISDEVIEVLDKSEVVVRHLHIPLQSGSNTVLKRMRRKYTMEFFQERLDRLKEALPGLAITSDVIVGFPGETEEEFMETYNFIKENRFSELHVFPYSKRTGTPAARMEDQVPEDVKNDRVHRLIELSNQLAKEYASQFEGEVLEIIPEEQFKEGDREGLYVGYTDNYLKIVFEGSEELIGKLVKVKITKAGYPYNEAQFVRVLEDDVKKESASA; from the coding sequence ATGTCAACTGTTGCGTTCCATACGTTAGGTTGTAAAGTAAACCACTATGAAACAGAAGCCATTTGGCAATTGTTTAAACAAGGTGGTTATGAAAGAACTGAATATGAAAAGAAATCTGATGTATATGTTATTAATACATGTACAGTAACGAATACTGGAGATAAGAAAAGTCGTCAAGTTATTAGACGTGCTGTTCGTCAAAATCCGGATGCGGTTATTTGTGTAACTGGATGTTATGCACAAACATCTCCAGCAGAAATTATGGCGATTCCAGGTGTAGATATTGTAGTTGGTACACAGGATCGTGAAAAGATGTTAGGATACATCGAAGAATTCCGCAAAGAGCGTCAACCAATTAATGCTGTCCGCAACATTATGAAAACACGTGTATACGAAGAACTGGATGTACCTTATTTCACGGATCGTACACGTGCATCTTTAAAAATACAAGAAGGTTGTAATAACTTCTGTACATTCTGTATTATTCCTTGGGCACGTGGTTTAATGCGTTCTCGTGATGGGAAAGAAGTTATTAAACAAGCGCAGCAATTAGTAGATGCAGGCTATAAAGAAATCGTATTAACAGGTATTCATACAGGTGGGTACGGTGAAGATATTAAAGATTATAACTTAGCTGGATTACTTCGTGATATGGAAGCGGAAGTAGGTGGATTAAAACGTCTTCGTATTTCTTCTATTGAGGCGAGTCAAATTTCAGATGAAGTAATTGAAGTGTTAGATAAGTCTGAAGTAGTTGTACGTCACTTACACATTCCGTTGCAATCTGGATCTAATACTGTATTAAAGCGTATGCGTCGTAAGTATACGATGGAATTTTTCCAAGAACGTTTAGATCGTTTGAAAGAAGCGTTACCAGGCCTTGCGATTACATCGGACGTAATTGTTGGTTTCCCGGGTGAAACAGAAGAAGAATTCATGGAAACATACAATTTCATTAAAGAGAATCGCTTCTCTGAGTTACACGTATTCCCTTACTCGAAGCGTACAGGAACACCTGCAGCGCGTATGGAAGATCAAGTTCCTGAAGATGTGAAGAATGATCGTGTTCATCGTTTAATTGAACTATCTAACCAATTAGCGAAAGAGTATGCGTCACAGTTTGAAGGGGAAGTGCTTGAAATCATTCCGGAAGAGCAATTTAAAGAGGGCGACCGTGAAGGCTTATATGTAGGCTATACGGATAACTACTTGAAAATTGTATTTGAAGGATCGGAAGAATTAATTGGTAAGCTAGTGAAAGTGAAAATTACGAAAGCTGGTTATCCATATAACGAAGCGCAATTTGTTCGTGTTCTTGAAGATGATGTAAAAAAAGAATCAGCAAGCGCATAA
- the era gene encoding GTPase Era: protein MNRKGYKSGFVSIIGRPNVGKSTFLNRIIGQKIAIMSDKPQTTRNKIQGVYTENDSQVIFIDTPGIHKPKHKLGDFMVKMAQTTLKEVDIVLFMVNAVEGFGRGEEFIIEKLKETKQPVFLVINKIDQLHPEQLLELIDQYRKLYEFAEIVPISALDGNNVDALIGTIKKYLPEGPQYYPDNQVTDHPERFIISELIREKVLHLTREEVPHSVAVVIDAIQKREGGAVYINATIVVERPSQKGIIIGKQGKMLKEVGKRARFDIEALLGSKVFLEVWVKVQKDWRNKMSQLRDLGFREDEY from the coding sequence ATGAATAGAAAAGGTTATAAATCAGGTTTTGTCTCTATTATTGGCAGACCGAATGTTGGGAAATCTACATTTTTAAATCGTATTATCGGCCAGAAAATTGCGATTATGAGTGACAAGCCACAAACAACTCGTAATAAAATTCAAGGCGTATATACAGAAAATGATTCACAAGTAATTTTCATTGATACACCAGGAATACATAAGCCTAAACATAAATTAGGCGACTTCATGGTGAAGATGGCTCAAACGACATTAAAAGAAGTTGATATTGTTCTGTTTATGGTCAATGCAGTTGAAGGATTTGGTCGTGGTGAGGAATTCATTATTGAGAAATTAAAAGAAACGAAACAACCAGTATTTTTAGTAATTAATAAAATTGACCAACTTCATCCAGAGCAATTATTAGAGTTAATTGATCAATACCGTAAACTATATGAGTTTGCAGAGATTGTACCAATTTCTGCATTAGACGGCAATAATGTGGATGCTTTAATTGGAACAATTAAAAAGTATTTACCAGAAGGACCGCAATACTACCCAGATAATCAAGTAACGGATCATCCAGAGCGATTTATTATTTCAGAGCTTATTCGTGAGAAAGTACTACATTTAACACGTGAAGAAGTGCCTCATTCTGTGGCTGTTGTTATCGATGCAATCCAAAAACGCGAAGGCGGGGCAGTTTATATCAATGCAACGATTGTTGTTGAACGTCCGTCGCAAAAAGGGATTATTATCGGAAAACAAGGGAAGATGTTAAAAGAAGTTGGTAAGCGAGCTCGTTTTGATATTGAAGCATTACTTGGTTCTAAAGTATTTTTAGAAGTATGGGTAAAAGTGCAAAAAGATTGGCGTAATAAAATGTCTCAGCTTCGTGACCTTGGTTTCCGCGAAGACGAGTACTAA
- a CDS encoding diacylglycerol kinase family protein, which yields MKKGKLINSFGYAIAGIFFCLRHERNMKIHYLAAVIVICCGFYFHITKVEWMVLLIVIGIVMSLEMVNTAVEKTVDLATTDIHPFAKIAKDVAAGAVLLFAIIAVIIGAIIFLPYVV from the coding sequence ATGAAAAAAGGAAAACTTATAAATAGTTTTGGATATGCTATAGCAGGTATATTCTTTTGTCTTCGTCATGAACGAAATATGAAAATTCATTATTTAGCCGCAGTCATTGTTATATGCTGCGGTTTTTATTTCCATATTACGAAAGTAGAGTGGATGGTATTACTTATTGTAATAGGAATTGTAATGAGTTTAGAGATGGTAAATACGGCTGTGGAAAAAACAGTAGATTTAGCGACTACCGATATACATCCGTTTGCGAAAATTGCAAAGGATGTCGCAGCCGGAGCGGTTTTATTGTTTGCGATAATAGCCGTTATAATTGGTGCTATTATCTTTTTGCCGTATGTGGTATAG
- the yqfD gene encoding sporulation protein YqfD yields MKNKWFIKWLGYVKVRIEGRGAERFVNECVRRKLLVWDVKKIADETLVFCMLLRDVKKIKPIYRKNECKLYFIGRYGFPFLNKRLIKNSGFLIGFLIFFFGMIALSNMVWKIEITGAKPETEYILMKELDKMGIKKGKLQFQMPNVEDVQRHLTDNINAITWAGLEIRGTTYHFKIVEKNEPKKEKEQRPQNLVAKKEAIVTKTFVEVGKPVVLKNDHVEKGQLLVSGIYGNEESPTIVSAKGIVYGETWYTSEVNVPLKTQFQVYTGNAYNEHYLTFGSAKIKIWGFQHDKYKRSRTESVKHDVKLFGFTLPIAYEKDIVREEEEANREYTEKQAMKVAKEMAEKELKKKLDEHAMIVSDKILSKEVEADQLKVTLHYTVIENIAEPQPISESDIQGD; encoded by the coding sequence ATGAAAAATAAATGGTTTATAAAGTGGCTTGGATATGTAAAAGTACGAATTGAAGGTAGAGGAGCGGAACGGTTCGTTAACGAATGTGTACGTAGAAAATTATTAGTTTGGGATGTTAAGAAGATTGCTGATGAAACGTTAGTTTTTTGTATGTTATTACGAGATGTGAAGAAAATAAAACCAATTTATAGAAAAAATGAATGTAAACTATATTTTATTGGACGTTACGGTTTTCCTTTTTTAAATAAGCGTTTAATTAAAAATAGTGGATTCTTAATTGGTTTTTTAATTTTCTTTTTTGGCATGATTGCATTATCAAATATGGTTTGGAAAATTGAAATTACAGGAGCGAAACCTGAAACGGAATATATATTGATGAAAGAATTGGACAAAATGGGTATTAAAAAAGGGAAATTACAATTCCAAATGCCTAATGTAGAAGATGTACAACGTCATTTGACAGACAATATTAATGCGATTACTTGGGCGGGACTAGAAATAAGAGGAACGACGTACCATTTTAAAATTGTTGAAAAAAACGAGCCGAAAAAAGAAAAGGAACAAAGGCCGCAAAATTTAGTAGCAAAAAAAGAAGCGATTGTTACAAAAACATTTGTTGAAGTAGGAAAACCAGTCGTCTTGAAAAATGACCATGTCGAAAAAGGACAGCTTCTCGTATCAGGGATATACGGTAATGAGGAGAGTCCAACGATTGTTTCGGCGAAAGGTATTGTGTATGGAGAAACGTGGTATACATCTGAGGTGAATGTACCACTGAAGACGCAATTTCAAGTATATACTGGCAATGCATATAATGAGCATTACCTTACATTTGGGAGTGCGAAAATAAAAATATGGGGATTTCAACATGATAAGTATAAACGCTCTCGTACTGAAAGTGTAAAACACGATGTGAAACTATTTGGTTTTACACTGCCGATCGCGTACGAAAAAGATATCGTGCGAGAAGAGGAAGAAGCGAATCGGGAATATACAGAAAAACAGGCAATGAAAGTAGCGAAAGAGATGGCTGAAAAAGAACTAAAGAAAAAATTGGATGAACATGCTATGATTGTAAGTGATAAGATTTTGAGTAAAGAGGTTGAGGCGGATCAACTAAAAGTCACGTTGCATTATACTGTGATCGAAAATATTGCAGAGCCACAACCAATATCCGAATCCGATATTCAAGGAGACTGA
- a CDS encoding cytidine deaminase: protein MNSKQLIQEAIEARKQAYVPYSKFQVGAALLTQDGKVYRGCNVENASYGLCNCAERTALFKAVSEGDKEFVAIAIVADTKRPVPPCGACRQVMVELCKQDTKVYLSNLHGDVQETTVGELLPGAFLAEDLHE from the coding sequence ATGAATAGTAAACAATTAATTCAAGAAGCAATCGAAGCGCGTAAACAAGCGTACGTACCATATTCTAAATTTCAAGTAGGTGCAGCATTATTAACACAGGATGGAAAAGTATATCGTGGATGTAATGTTGAGAATGCATCATATGGCTTATGTAACTGTGCAGAAAGAACAGCTTTATTTAAGGCGGTTTCTGAAGGAGATAAAGAGTTTGTAGCTATCGCAATTGTGGCAGATACAAAGCGTCCGGTACCTCCTTGTGGAGCATGTCGACAAGTTATGGTAGAATTATGTAAACAGGATACGAAAGTATACCTATCAAATTTACATGGTGACGTTCAAGAGACGACAGTCGGAGAATTGTTGCCAGGAGCATTTTTAGCGGAGGATTTACATGAATAG
- a CDS encoding HD family phosphohydrolase, with protein sequence MLRAQEISKWFRNLQHSKKLSWISYVLLGAVLFFALMNNVKPEQLDVDMYSIAKKTIHSPIKIEDKVITDRKKQEAAQKVGDQYTYRSEYKQNRVDIVNDVFAKVNEVIQEMKAAGPEEQKKMTDANKLEKLKKKLPSNLTKELSDENLLYFINAEPDQLELAKNAALTSVSVIMGGNIKMSEEIAAKERFVNEMKSLNVNSGLKEAVNALGSYAITANYFYDPAVTKEKKKAEEDLVPPVYILQGQVIVREGETISSDMYNQLKLVGLLEKGNSFQPYVGLAVLIGVLLYFMHKQFEVFLQRKREDRPYVLAYITILSITIVLMKTISLFQKLEYAGIAYVVPVAMGTILVKLMIGDRFVFLTSMIFSVCGSIMFNEGVTSTLNYSVGIYVLLSSLSVSIFLREKNRRTMILQAGILVSILNVVVLAALLLLRNGNFSPLEIGTQLLMASVSGIISSVLAMGILPYLESGLGIVSSMKLMELSSPNHPLLRRILLEAPGTYHHSVMVANLSEAACEAVGANGVLARVGAYYHDVGKTVQPQFFIENQMGIENPHDKLDPVTSKDIIIAHVTDGVRMLEEYHIPQEIIDIAGQHHGTTLLKYFYYKAIKEDKEKYTEEMFRYPGSKATSKESAIVGIADSVEAAVRSMNHPTPDQINNLVQSIIKDRLQDGQFSECDLTFKELQIVGKTLCETLNGIFHSRITYPEPPEEKEKE encoded by the coding sequence ATGTTAAGAGCTCAAGAAATTTCTAAGTGGTTTCGTAATTTACAACATTCGAAAAAACTAAGTTGGATTTCTTATGTTTTATTAGGAGCAGTGCTGTTTTTTGCACTTATGAATAATGTAAAACCAGAGCAATTAGATGTTGATATGTATTCTATTGCGAAAAAAACAATTCATTCTCCTATTAAAATTGAAGATAAGGTTATAACGGACAGAAAAAAACAAGAGGCCGCTCAAAAAGTTGGGGATCAATATACATATAGAAGTGAATATAAACAAAATAGAGTAGATATTGTAAATGATGTTTTTGCTAAGGTAAATGAAGTAATTCAAGAGATGAAAGCTGCTGGACCTGAAGAACAAAAAAAGATGACTGATGCAAATAAATTAGAAAAGTTGAAGAAGAAGTTGCCATCTAATTTAACAAAGGAATTATCTGATGAGAATTTATTATACTTTATTAATGCAGAACCGGATCAATTAGAATTAGCAAAGAATGCGGCTCTAACGTCTGTTAGTGTTATTATGGGTGGAAATATTAAAATGTCCGAAGAAATAGCGGCAAAAGAGCGATTTGTTAATGAAATGAAAAGCCTCAATGTGAATAGCGGATTGAAGGAAGCTGTGAATGCGCTAGGATCATATGCGATTACGGCAAATTACTTTTATGATCCGGCTGTAACGAAAGAGAAGAAGAAAGCGGAAGAAGATTTAGTTCCACCTGTTTATATTCTTCAAGGACAAGTTATTGTTAGAGAAGGTGAAACAATTTCAAGTGATATGTATAATCAGTTGAAATTAGTCGGTTTATTAGAGAAAGGTAATAGTTTTCAGCCTTATGTTGGATTAGCGGTGCTCATTGGTGTGTTACTGTACTTTATGCATAAGCAGTTTGAAGTATTTTTACAGCGTAAAAGAGAAGACAGACCCTATGTTTTAGCATATATTACAATTTTATCTATCACGATTGTTTTAATGAAAACTATTAGTTTGTTTCAAAAGCTTGAATATGCAGGAATTGCGTATGTTGTCCCAGTTGCGATGGGAACAATACTTGTAAAACTAATGATTGGCGATCGATTTGTATTTTTAACAAGTATGATTTTTTCTGTGTGCGGAAGTATTATGTTTAATGAAGGAGTAACAAGTACACTTAATTATAGTGTAGGTATTTATGTGCTATTAAGTTCATTATCAGTAAGTATTTTCTTAAGAGAAAAAAATCGTCGTACGATGATTTTGCAAGCTGGTATACTCGTTTCTATCTTAAATGTAGTCGTCTTAGCGGCGTTATTATTATTACGTAATGGGAATTTTTCACCTCTTGAAATTGGAACGCAATTATTGATGGCTTCCGTTTCAGGGATTATCTCATCCGTTTTAGCGATGGGGATATTACCATATTTAGAGAGTGGACTTGGAATTGTATCAAGCATGAAGCTTATGGAACTATCAAGTCCGAATCATCCGCTTTTGCGTAGAATTTTGTTAGAAGCGCCAGGAACATATCACCACAGTGTAATGGTAGCGAATCTTTCTGAGGCAGCTTGTGAAGCGGTTGGAGCAAATGGTGTATTAGCACGTGTAGGGGCGTATTATCATGATGTAGGAAAAACAGTACAACCGCAATTCTTTATTGAAAATCAGATGGGAATTGAAAATCCACATGATAAATTAGATCCTGTGACGAGTAAAGATATTATCATTGCTCATGTAACAGATGGAGTCAGAATGCTCGAAGAATACCATATTCCGCAAGAAATTATCGATATTGCGGGACAACACCATGGTACAACATTACTTAAATATTTTTATTATAAGGCGATTAAAGAAGATAAAGAAAAATATACAGAAGAGATGTTCCGCTATCCGGGATCAAAAGCAACTTCTAAAGAGTCGGCAATTGTTGGTATTGCTGATAGTGTTGAGGCGGCGGTACGTTCTATGAATCACCCAACGCCAGATCAAATTAATAATTTAGTACAAAGTATTATTAAAGATCGCCTGCAAGATGGGCAATTTAGTGAATGTGATTTGACGTTTAAGGAACTACAAATCGTTGGAAAAACGTTATGTGAAACGTTAAATGGTATTTTCCATTCGCGTATTACATATCCGGAACCACCGGAAGAGAAGGAGAAAGAATGA
- the ybeY gene encoding rRNA maturation RNase YbeY, with protein sequence MSLLIDFIDETEEVKEEYVNLIREILEKAAQMEKIEDGAELSVTFVDNERIREINRDYRDKDQPTDVISFAMEEMGEGEMEIVGAEMPRMLGDLIISIPRAKEQAEEYGHSFDRELGFLALHGFLHLLGYDHMTEEDEKEMFGRQKEILEAFGLGR encoded by the coding sequence ATGAGTTTATTAATTGATTTCATTGATGAAACAGAAGAAGTGAAAGAAGAATATGTGAATTTAATTCGTGAGATATTAGAAAAAGCAGCTCAAATGGAAAAAATAGAGGATGGTGCGGAGTTATCAGTGACATTTGTAGATAACGAACGCATTCGCGAGATTAATCGTGATTACCGAGATAAAGATCAGCCTACTGATGTCATTTCCTTTGCTATGGAAGAAATGGGAGAAGGAGAAATGGAAATTGTAGGTGCAGAGATGCCTCGCATGTTAGGTGACCTTATTATTTCTATTCCGAGAGCGAAAGAACAAGCTGAAGAGTATGGACATTCTTTTGATCGTGAACTTGGCTTTTTAGCGTTACATGGCTTTTTGCATTTACTTGGTTATGACCACATGACAGAAGAGGATGAAAAAGAAATGTTTGGAAGACAAAAAGAAATTTTAGAGGCATTTGGATTAGGTCGATGA
- a CDS encoding YqzL family protein, translating into MLDFTWKFFSKTGSIETYLLLKEMEKDVNDEMDQHEEELAHLDSPIS; encoded by the coding sequence ATGCTAGATTTTACCTGGAAGTTTTTCTCCAAAACAGGAAGCATTGAAACGTACTTGCTTTTGAAAGAGATGGAAAAAGACGTAAACGATGAGATGGATCAACATGAAGAGGAGCTAGCGCATCTAGACTCTCCAATTTCTTGA